The Elaeis guineensis isolate ETL-2024a chromosome 13, EG11, whole genome shotgun sequence genome includes a region encoding these proteins:
- the LOC105056674 gene encoding uncharacterized protein yields the protein MTGHVTRFAYHRSQSPKPLLHIGPSSLPPLLFRSSPSPSTLSAGHLRRHPCRGNGLPVATAGASPRRRLDGEVTPTHFLLSFLGAERVPAAVGEVGGGGEGGGIESGARAGGRGRSGRRRWFWAALPTPCLPPRTNHTNDQIQREKKREIPHQMLSIAAGEEFQHFIRILCSDLHTLPFIRGIGDFFSGIFSQISQPDDYQRSDGQLPLMVKSPGLTVEEPYCINVQDWFFKQGRQGNYNDNNDPRAVFNVLDTVLVDTMERLKKLRESMAIVGRCSLYKGVASVMSLEGTSELDFDSDYALIRELCAEGKIGVAMQLHSELFRKKAIPDIHTYNFLMNGLCKMGDLSTATWLLELMSDVGMSPNAVTYNTLVDAYSRWDSVDNALNLVSSMAQSGIRPNIVTCNILILALCNRGLLDNAKKLLADILEEHEASNLITSTILIDGCFRKGDINQALELWNGMSGKGIRIDRIAYNVIINGFCLVQDLKLAYRYVCEMHKKGFIPDLVTYNTLISGLSKKGKMDEACDIHRRMLLAGVLPDQISYKLVIQGLCLQGHILQASEFLQKMLRDSMLPEPLIWNVVINGYGRFGDVTGAYSVRDMMVALGVEPNVFTYNALINAQVKGGNIVYALLLKQEMLARGLFPDVVTYNLLIAAACNSGYIYFAHQLLHEMLKRGYQPDIISYTELIKGLCLKRKFQEAEELFSKVQKSGLPVDHVPFHILIKLLCRRGKLAEAVENYEKMTMKGLVSRYSMYNSLFKALWGKGYYKEASRVYEHMSSFMLHRCEEEG from the exons ATGACGGGACACGTGACCCGGTTCGCCTATCACCGTTCCCAGAGCCCCAAACCCTTGCTTCATATAGGCCCTTCCTCTCTTCCCCCTCTTCTCTTCCGGTCGTCCCCCTCGCCTTCCACCCTGTCAGCCGGACATCTGCGCCGACATCCCTGCCGTGGTAACGGACTTCCGGTGGCAACCGCCGGAGCCTCTCCTCGCCGGCGCCTCGATGGTGAGGTAACACCCACCCAtttcctcctctcttttctcGGAGCGGAGCGCGTGCCGGCGGCCGTGGGAGAAGTGGGCGGCGGAGGCGAAGGGGGCGGGATCGAGAGTGGAGCGCGTGCCGGCGGCCGTGGGAGAAGTGGGCGGCGGAGGTGGTTTTGGGCGGCTCTCCCCACTCCTTGCCTTCCACCGAGAACCAATCACACCAACGATCAAATCCaaagggaaaaaaagagagaaattcctCATCAAATGTTG TCTATTGCCGCCGGCGAAGAATTCCAGCACTTCATCCGGATCCTCTGCTCCGATCTCCACACCCTTCCTTTCATCAGGGGTATCGGCGATTTTTTCTCTGGAATCTTCTCCCAGATATCACAACCCGACGACTATCAGAG ATCCGATGGGCAGCTGCCATTGATGGTCAAAAGCCCAGGACTAACTGTCGAGGAGCCATACTGCATCAATGTGCAAGACTGGTTCTTCAAGCAGGGTAGGCAGGGTAATTACAATGACAACAACGATCCACGTGCTGTTTTCAATGTGTTGGATACCGTCCTCGTTGACACTATGGAGCGATTGAAGAAGTTAAG GGAAAGCATGGCCATTGTTGGGAGATGTAGCCTGTACAAAGGAGTTGCTAGTGTTATGAGCTTAGAGGGTACTTCTGAACTTGATTTTGACAGTGATTATGCATTGATTAGGGAATTATGTGCTGAAGGAAAGATTGGAGTTGCTATGCAGCTTCACTCTGAATTATTCAGGAAAAAGGCTATTCCAGATATTCACACTTATAATTTCCTCATGAATGGACTTTGTAAGATGGGTGACTTGTCAACTGCAACTTGGCTTCTTGAATTGATGTCAGATGTTGGCATGTCCCCAAATGCTGTAACATACAATACTTTAGTTGATGCATATAGTCGCTGGGACAGTGTAGACAATGCCCTTAATCTTGTTTCTTCAATGGCACAAAGTGGAATTAGACCAAATATAGTTACTTGCAATATATTAATTCTTGCCCTCTGCAATAGAGGTCTTTTGGATAATGCAAAGAAACTTCTTGCGGATATATTGGAGGAGCATGAGGCTTCAAATTTAATTACTTCAACAATACTGATAGATGGATGTTTTAGGAAGGGAGATATCAACCAAGCACTTGAGCTTTGGAATGGAATGTCCGGTAAAGGTATTAGAATTGATCGTATCGCATATAATGTAATCATCAATGGGTTCTGTTTGGTGCAGGATTTAAAGCTTGCTTACAGATATGTCTGTGAAATGCACAAAAAGGGTTTTATTCCAGATCTTGTAACCTATAACACTCTTATAAGCGGTCTATCTAAAAAAGGGAAGATGGATGAGGCTTGTGATATTCACCGCAGGATGCTTCTTGCTGGTGTTCTACCTGATCAAATCTCATACAAATTGGTCATTCAAGGTCTTTGCCTACAGGGGCACATCCTACAAGCTTCAGAGTTCTTGCAAAAGATGTTAAGAGATTCCATGCTCCCAGAGCCTCTAATATGGAATGTTGTCATTAATGGCTATGGGAGATTTGGAGATGTCACCGGTGCTTACTCAGTTAGAGATATGATGGTAGCACTGGGTGTGGAACCAAATGTCTTCACATACAATGCATTGATAAATGCTCAAGTAAAAGGAGGAAACATAGTTTATGCTCTATTGCTGAAGCAGGAGATGCTTGCTCGTGGGCTTTTTCCTGATGTTGTTACTTATAACTTATTGATTGCTGCTGCATGTAACAGTGGTTACATCTATTTTGCTCACCAATTGCTCCATGAAATGTTGAAAAGAGGTTACCAGCCTGATATTATCTCTTACACTGAGTTGATCAAAGGCCTTTGTTTAAAGAGAAAATTCCAGGAAGCTGAAGAGCTGTTTAGCAAAGTACAGAAATCTGGATTACCTGTTGATCATGTGCCATTTCACATTCTCATAAAACTGCTGTGCAGAAGGGGAAAACTGGCAGAAGCAGTTGAGAACTATGAGAAAATGACCATGAAGGGTCTGGTGAGCCGCTATTCTATGTATAATTCATTATTCAAAGCTCTGTGGGGGAAAGGATATTACAAAGAGGCAAGTCGAGTATATGAGCACATGAGTAGTTTTATGCTGCACAGGTGTGAAGAAGAAGGTTGA